From one Montipora capricornis isolate CH-2021 chromosome 10, ASM3666992v2, whole genome shotgun sequence genomic stretch:
- the LOC138019163 gene encoding melanopsin-like, translating into MSSSTIDTFSAVMAVTIFTLSASVTSFTAATLFYAFYRERKLRVSSAIPVLNLCVSGFLLAAVSGLCQLLHDVLQVNIYESSHLLDVKCFVEHFSISIYFQALFFISAIRYGLAMCGDNLFRASKKQTTICIGITWVLSLIYAELVTFYQLQGRSRPSSFPRGVAAAQFSFLGFLHFGTISIYANLVLYFHQRQDNIPPDFYSLESSCRRIAERNIQVSVKNIQMIAVTVGTLCACHLPHLFVIAVAMFTGQLSPNAKVFCCVTVQCRVFINLILHGYLNKRFKRIVRPMLHRWIHRITNKRGTCRRINEFLPQHNISTSRTKITFNSSENSLYELTRSKLVHLYR; encoded by the coding sequence ATGAGTTCCAGCACAATAGACACGTTCAGCGCCGTCATGGCTGTTACAATATTTACGCTGTCCGCTTCGGTTACTTCATTCACGGCAGCAACCTTGTTTTACGCCTTCTacagagaaagaaaacttcgtGTATCGTCTGCAATACCAGTGTTGAATCTTTGCGTTTCTGGATTTTTGCTAGCAGCTGTATCTGGCCTTTGCCAGTTGCTCCACGACGTACTACAGGTAAATATTTACGAGTCTTCGCATCTTCTCGACGTCAAGTGTTTTGTCGAACACTTTTCAATCAGTATTTACTTTCAAGCTTTGTTCTTCATCAGTGCGATACGATATGGCCTGGCTATGTGTGGCGATAACCTTTTCCGTGCGTCCAAGAAACAAACCACTATATGTATCGGTATAACGTGGGTTTTATCTTTGATATATGCAGAACTAGTGACATTTTATCAACTACAAGGGCGTAGTCGCCCTAGTTCATTTCCACGTGGAGTTGCCGCGGCCCAATTCTCATTTCTCGGTTTTCTGCACTTTGGAACCATCAGTATTTACGCAAACTTAGTTCTTTATTTCCATCAAAGACAAGACAATATACCACCAGATTTTTATAGTCTCGAGTCCAGTTGCAGGCGAATTGCAGAGCGAAACATCCAAGTATCCGTCAAGAACATTCAGATGATAGCGGTCACAGTGGGGACGTTATGCGCATGTCATTTACCGCATCTATTCGTTATAGCGGTTGCAATGTTCACAGGTCAGCTGTCGCCCAATGCGAAAGTGTTTTGCTGCGTTACAGTGCAATGCAGGGTATTTATTAACTTGATTCTTCATGGATATCTTAACAAGCGCTTCAAGAGAATTGTGCGACCAATGTTACACCGTTGGATACATAGAATTACCAACAAAAGAGGAACGTGCAGACGTATCAACGAGTTTCTTCCACAACACAACATTTCAACTTCGCGTACTAAGATTACTTTCAATAGTTCCGAAAACAGTCTATACGAATTAACTCGGAGTAAACTTGTCCATTTATACCGATGA